The following coding sequences lie in one Agrobacterium vitis genomic window:
- a CDS encoding ATP phosphoribosyltransferase regulatory subunit codes for MPLINMPDFAGALLDDFAARGAARVDTPVIQPAEPFLDMAGEDLRRRIFLTESETGESLCLRPEFTIPVCLSHIENATGTPKRYAYLGEVFRQRREGGNEFYQAGIEDLGEPATARADARAINDAIGILHKLLPGRPLTVMLGDQAVFEAVVKTLGLPSGWQRRLIQAFGDSTHLDQLLKTLASPQTAHGLDPAVEALLSSGDEAGLIAHLDRTMEDTGYSTNASRSPREIAARLKEKLALAETRLDGAALLLLREFLSLELPLSEAAAALAGFADAAGLSLGAALDGFEARIAALTDLGVDLTRITYRAAFGRPLDYYTGLVFEVALSGEPAVLAGGGRFDRLLTLLGAKDTIPAVGFSLWLDRIELARAR; via the coding sequence ATGCCTCTGATCAATATGCCGGATTTCGCCGGCGCTCTTCTTGATGATTTTGCCGCGCGTGGCGCAGCAAGGGTCGATACACCGGTTATCCAGCCAGCCGAGCCGTTTCTGGATATGGCGGGCGAGGATCTGCGCCGCCGAATTTTCCTCACCGAAAGCGAGACCGGCGAAAGCCTGTGTCTACGGCCGGAATTCACCATTCCCGTCTGTCTCAGCCATATTGAAAACGCCACCGGCACGCCGAAGCGCTACGCCTATCTGGGCGAAGTGTTTCGCCAGCGTCGCGAAGGCGGCAATGAATTCTATCAGGCCGGGATCGAAGATCTTGGCGAGCCCGCCACGGCCCGGGCCGATGCCCGCGCCATTAATGACGCCATCGGCATTCTGCACAAGCTGCTGCCCGGACGGCCTCTGACCGTCATGCTCGGCGATCAAGCGGTGTTTGAGGCCGTGGTCAAGACACTTGGCCTGCCCTCCGGCTGGCAAAGACGGCTGATCCAGGCTTTTGGCGACAGCACCCATCTCGATCAACTGTTGAAAACCCTGGCCAGCCCACAAACGGCGCATGGTCTCGATCCGGCTGTGGAAGCGCTGCTATCGTCGGGCGACGAAGCCGGGCTGATTGCCCATCTCGACCGGACCATGGAAGACACCGGCTATTCCACCAATGCCAGCCGCAGCCCCCGCGAAATTGCCGCGAGGCTGAAGGAAAAGCTGGCGCTGGCCGAAACCCGGCTGGATGGCGCCGCCCTGTTGCTGCTGCGCGAGTTTCTATCGCTGGAATTGCCGCTGAGCGAAGCCGCCGCGGCCTTGGCGGGCTTTGCCGATGCGGCGGGTCTGTCGCTGGGGGCGGCTCTTGACGGGTTTGAAGCACGGATCGCCGCACTGACCGACCTTGGTGTCGATCTCACCCGGATCACCTATCGCGCCGCCTTTGGCCGGCCACTGGATTATTACACCGGTCTGGTGTTTGAAGTGGCGCTTTCCGGCGAACCCGCCGTTTTGGCCGGTGGCGGACGGTTCGACCGGCTGCTGACCCTGCTTGGCGCAAAAGACACCATTCCCGCCGTCGGCTTCTCCCTCTGGCTGGACCGCATCGAACTGGCGAGGGCGCGCTGA
- the hisG gene encoding ATP phosphoribosyltransferase encodes MTITIGLPSKGRMKEDASAIFARAGLTITAVGNDRSYRGRVEGEDIEIAYLSASEISREIGNGTVDFGVTGEDLIREELADADKRVEIAARLGFGHADVVVAVPDIWLDVDSMADLGDVAQEFRARHGRRLAIATKYWRLTQQFFSRQHGIQLYRIVESLGATEGAPAAGQADIIVDITSTGSTLRANHLKVLSDGIILRSQACLVRARKPEHEGNAQIGKIIDAVRSAL; translated from the coding sequence ATGACCATTACCATCGGATTGCCCTCCAAGGGCCGGATGAAGGAAGACGCCTCGGCGATTTTTGCCCGTGCCGGGCTGACCATTACCGCTGTCGGCAATGACCGCTCCTATCGCGGTCGGGTCGAAGGCGAGGATATCGAGATCGCCTATCTCTCCGCCTCGGAAATTTCCCGCGAAATCGGCAATGGAACCGTCGATTTCGGCGTCACCGGTGAAGATTTGATCCGCGAAGAGCTGGCGGATGCCGACAAGCGAGTGGAAATCGCCGCACGGCTTGGTTTTGGCCATGCCGATGTGGTGGTCGCCGTGCCGGACATCTGGCTGGACGTGGACAGCATGGCTGATCTGGGGGATGTGGCGCAGGAATTTCGCGCCCGCCATGGCCGAAGATTGGCGATAGCCACCAAATACTGGCGCCTGACCCAGCAGTTCTTCTCCCGCCAGCATGGTATCCAGCTTTACCGGATCGTCGAAAGCCTCGGTGCCACCGAAGGCGCACCCGCCGCTGGCCAGGCCGACATAATCGTTGACATCACCTCCACCGGCTCAACCCTGCGGGCAAACCACCTGAAAGTGTTGAGTGATGGCATCATCCTGCGCTCACAAGCGTGCCTGGTTCGCGCCCGCAAGCCAGAGCATGAAGGCAATGCTCAGATTGGCAAAATCATCGACGCTGTCAGAAGCGCACTCTGA
- a CDS encoding DoxX family protein — protein sequence MSNTNNAILLLARILLSFIFILSGFGKLTDPAATAGMITGAGLPAATALAYLAGAFELITGLSVLVGFQTKIIGWALALFCIFTGAVFHSGTVAVPGWPDAALGWINTLNGIMMMKNFTLAGAYILLATVGAGAYSLDARRGGKLALA from the coding sequence ATGTCAAATACCAATAACGCGATCCTTCTGCTCGCCAGAATTCTTCTCTCCTTCATCTTCATTTTGTCCGGCTTTGGCAAGCTGACCGATCCGGCTGCGACTGCCGGTATGATCACTGGCGCCGGACTGCCTGCTGCAACAGCTCTGGCCTATCTGGCCGGTGCGTTCGAACTGATCACCGGTCTTTCCGTCCTCGTCGGCTTCCAGACGAAAATCATTGGTTGGGCCTTGGCGCTGTTTTGCATCTTCACCGGCGCTGTCTTCCATAGCGGCACGGTTGCCGTTCCCGGCTGGCCGGATGCAGCACTGGGCTGGATCAACACACTGAACGGCATCATGATGATGAAGAACTTCACCCTTGCTGGCGCTTATATCCTGCTGGCAACGGTTGGAGCAGGCGCCTACTCGCTCGACGCCCGTCGCGGTGGTAAGCTGGCACTTGCCTGA
- a CDS encoding glutathione binding-like protein, which translates to MTDLSSFPITKRWPAQNPEIIQLYSLPTPNGVKVSIALEELDLPYEAHLVTFSDNSQKSPEFVSLNPNGRIPAILDPHGPDGKPVGVFESGAILVYLAEKTGRLLPKDGPSRYSVLQWLFFQMGGVGPMFGQFGHFHKYAADKVANNSYPTERYRDETRRLLSVLEAELAHRPWLAGDEYSIADIATWPWVRCITAGYEAAEVIGLSNYPAVMDWAARGEARPASQKGLNIPPRPV; encoded by the coding sequence ATGACAGACCTTTCTTCCTTCCCGATCACAAAGCGCTGGCCAGCCCAGAATCCAGAGATCATTCAGCTCTATTCGCTGCCGACGCCAAATGGCGTCAAGGTATCGATTGCGCTGGAAGAGCTGGATCTGCCCTATGAGGCGCATCTGGTGACGTTTTCCGACAATTCGCAGAAATCCCCGGAATTCGTCTCGCTCAATCCGAATGGCCGCATCCCGGCTATCCTCGACCCGCACGGACCGGATGGAAAACCGGTTGGTGTGTTCGAATCGGGTGCCATTCTGGTCTATCTGGCCGAAAAGACCGGACGGCTTTTGCCAAAGGACGGCCCCAGCCGCTACAGCGTCCTGCAATGGCTGTTCTTCCAGATGGGCGGCGTCGGGCCGATGTTTGGCCAGTTCGGCCATTTCCACAAATATGCCGCCGATAAGGTCGCCAACAATTCCTACCCGACGGAGCGTTACCGCGACGAAACCCGTCGCTTGCTGTCCGTACTCGAAGCAGAGCTTGCGCATCGACCCTGGCTTGCTGGTGACGAGTACAGCATTGCCGATATCGCCACATGGCCGTGGGTGCGCTGCATTACCGCTGGTTATGAAGCCGCCGAGGTCATTGGTCTCTCCAATTACCCCGCCGTCATGGATTGGGCCGCTCGCGGCGAAGCCCGTCCTGCCAGCCAAAAGGGCCTGAATATTCCTCCGCGACCAGTCTGA